Sequence from the Rhizobium sp. TH2 genome:
GTTGCAGCACGTAGCCCATGGCGGCTGACGAGGCGACGATGCCCTTCGAGCCCATGCCCGCCTCGGTGAGGCCGAGGTGGAGCGCGTGGTTGGAGCGCTGGGAGAGGGCTGAATAGCAGGCGATCAGGTCTTGCACGTTGGAGACCTTGGCCGACAGGATAATGCGGTTGCGCGGCAGGCCGATGTCCTCGGCGAGCTCGGCCGACAGCAGCGCCGACTGGACGATCGCCTCGCGCGTCACGTCGCGGGCCGACATCGGCGAACCCTCAGCGGCGTTCTTGTCCATCAGGCTGGTCAGAAGTTCCTGGTCGAGCGAACCCCAGTTGACGCCGATGCGGACCGGCTTGTCGTAGCGGATCGCCATTTCGACGATATCGGCGAACTGCTTGTCCTTCTTGTCCCTGAAGCCGACATTGCCGGGATTGATGCGGTATTTCGCGAGCGCCTCGGCGCAGGCCGGATGGTCGGCGAGCAGTTTATGGCCGATATAGTGAAAATCGCCGATCAGTGGCACATCCATGCCGAGGCGGAGCAGGCGTTCGCGGATCTTCGGCACGGCCGCCGCGCTCTCGTCGCGATCGACGGTGATGCGCACGATCTCCGAACCCGCCTTGAAGAGTTCGGCAACCTGCTTGACCGTGCCGTCGATATCGGCGGTGT
This genomic interval carries:
- the ispG gene encoding flavodoxin-dependent (E)-4-hydroxy-3-methylbut-2-enyl-diphosphate synthase translates to MSAFAEFAPKPRRASIAVDVGGVIVGGGAPVVVQSMTNTDTADIDGTVKQVAELFKAGSEIVRITVDRDESAAAVPKIRERLLRLGMDVPLIGDFHYIGHKLLADHPACAEALAKYRINPGNVGFRDKKDKQFADIVEMAIRYDKPVRIGVNWGSLDQELLTSLMDKNAAEGSPMSARDVTREAIVQSALLSAELAEDIGLPRNRIILSAKVSNVQDLIACYSALSQRSNHALHLGLTEAGMGSKGIVASSAAMGYVLQQGIGDTIRVSLTPEPNGDRTKEVIVAQELLQVMGFRQFLPVVAACPGCGRTTSTVFQELAQNIERDLRKNMPIWREKYPGVEALNVAVMGCIVNGPGESKHADIGISLPGTGETPAAPVFIDGKKALTLRGPKIAEDFEALVVDYIEKRFGQKTEAAE